In Planctomycetaceae bacterium, the sequence GGCAAGGCAAAGTATCTTCAGGGCAAAAGGGTACTGCCGGAGCCTATTAGCAAGAATTCAAGCATTGTGTCTGTGATTGATAATCTCGACGCGTACAACGGCGGCAGACTCCGCGCTGCCTGCCATCTGCTCCGCGACAGATATTCGCAGGACGATGTTACAATCGGCGTCAGCTTGGCCGGCGCTCTTACTCCCGCGGGTCTGGGACCGTCAACGGTTATTCCGCTGATGAACCACGGCTTTGTCGATTGGCTCGTTGCGACTGGCGCGAATATGTATCACGACATTCACTATGCTTTCAATCTTCCGATGTTCAGAGGCACGCACACTGTCGATGACGTTGATTTGAAGGCGAAAGGCATTACGAGAATTTACGATATTCTGTTTGACTATGAAGACGTACTGATGGAAACAGACAGAAGACTCCGCGAAATTATGCTTAGGCCTGAATTCCAGAAAGAAATGGGCACACGTGAATTTTATCACCATCTCGGCAAAGTTTTAAGCGAGCTTGAAGAAAAATATAATCTCGGCCAGGTCAGCATTTTAGCAGCTGCGTACAGGAATGGCATTCCGGTATTTACATCGTCGCCGGGCGATTCGACGATTGGTATGAACATCGCAGGTCTGGAACTGCTGGCAGAGGCAAAGGGATTGACGAACAAATTCAAACTCAAGATTAATCCGAGTATTGATGTTAATGATACGACCGCGATTGTTTTGAACGCAAAGAAATATGAAAACGGCAAGACCGGCGTTATTCTCATCGGCGGCGGTTCTCCAAAGAATTTCACATTGCAGACCGAGCCGCAGATTCAGGAAGTTTTAATGATACCTGAAGCCGGTCAGGATTATGATATTAACGTAACGGATGCTCGTCCGGACACCGGCGGCCTTTCAGGCGCTCCGCCATCAGAAGCCGCAAGCTGGGGCAAGATTGACCCGACAAAACTGGATGAAGCGGTAACTGCGTATCTTGACGTTACGGTAGCGTTCCCAATGATGACCGCGTATGCGATTCAATCGACGAAACCGAAGAGATTGAAAAGATTATATGACCGCGGCGATGAACTGCACCAGAAATTGATTAAATCATATCTGGAAAATAATAAGGAAGTCGAAAAACTTCAGGATATGATGAAAAAACTTGGTATGTAAAGTTATGAAAGTAAGAAACGCCACAGTTAACGATGTTGATGCGATATATTCGCTGATAACTCGCTATGCGCAGTTGGATATGATGTTGTTCCGTTCAAAGGCGTATATTTTCGATAATTTGCAAATGTTCAATATCGCTGACGCTGACGGAAAAATTGTGGGCTGCTGTGCTTTGCAGGTGATTTGGTCAGACCTGGCGGAAATTAAATCTTTAGCGGTGGACGAGCAGTATCAAAATAAAGGCGTTGGACGCTTGCTTGTGGAAAAAGCCGCTGAACAGGCTCGTTATCTTGGCGTTAAAAAGGTATTTGCGCTTACGTTGGCACCTGATTTT encodes:
- the speY gene encoding deoxyhypusine synthase yields the protein MEHKKANCPGKAKYLQGKRVLPEPISKNSSIVSVIDNLDAYNGGRLRAACHLLRDRYSQDDVTIGVSLAGALTPAGLGPSTVIPLMNHGFVDWLVATGANMYHDIHYAFNLPMFRGTHTVDDVDLKAKGITRIYDILFDYEDVLMETDRRLREIMLRPEFQKEMGTREFYHHLGKVLSELEEKYNLGQVSILAAAYRNGIPVFTSSPGDSTIGMNIAGLELLAEAKGLTNKFKLKINPSIDVNDTTAIVLNAKKYENGKTGVILIGGGSPKNFTLQTEPQIQEVLMIPEAGQDYDINVTDARPDTGGLSGAPPSEAASWGKIDPTKLDEAVTAYLDVTVAFPMMTAYAIQSTKPKRLKRLYDRGDELHQKLIKSYLENNKEVEKLQDMMKKLGM
- a CDS encoding N-acetyltransferase, which encodes MKVRNATVNDVDAIYSLITRYAQLDMMLFRSKAYIFDNLQMFNIADADGKIVGCCALQVIWSDLAEIKSLAVDEQYQNKGVGRLLVEKAAEQARYLGVKKVFALTLAPDFFKKQAFVVVDKKTLPMKVWSDCSKCTKQENCDEIAVEMIL